Genomic DNA from Nitratidesulfovibrio vulgaris str. Hildenborough:
AACCTCGCCGGAGGAGGCAGCGCCGACACGGCCGGCTTCACACGTGCCGTGGCGGCAAGCGAGGCCGCGACACTGGCCCTGTGGGAGACCTCGGCCCGTGAACTCGACGTGCTGCTCAAGGTGCGTATCGCCGACTACGAGGCACGCCGGACGCGAGCGTTGGGGCTGAGTCTGGCGGCGGTGCTTTTCGCCCTGGTGCTGTCGTGGCTCACGGTGCGTTCGGTGACGCGTCCCTTGTCCCAGCTGGTGGAATACACGCGTTCCGTGGCCCAGGAGGGGGCAACCGCCCCTCTCGAAGGGCGCTACACGGCGGAATTCGCGACACTGGCGGCTTCGTTGGCCTCCATGGTGGATGGCCTCGCAGGACTGGTCGCGCGCTCTGAAGCGGCACAGCGCGACGCGGAGACCCAGCATGAACGCGCCGTGGCCGCCGTGGCCGACGCCGTGGCTGCGCGCAAGGCCGCAGCGCAGGCTACCGCCGAAGGTATGCAACAGGCGGCATCGAGCATCAGCGGCGTGGTCGAAAGGCTGGGTGCCGCAGCCTCGCAACTGGCCGCGCAGGTCGAACAGGTGAGCGGCGGGGCGATGCAGCAGCGCGATGCGCTGGCGCGTGTCGCAGGGCGGGTGGAAGAGATGAGTGCGGGCGGTGAGGCCGTGCGTTCAAAGGCCGTAACCGCCGCTGAAGGGGCCGGTGCCGCCAGCGAACAGGCCTTGGAAGGCGGGGCCGCCGTCGAGCGCTCCATGCGCGCCATCGCCGTGGTACTCGACCAGACCGGGCGGATGCGTGACGGCATGGACGAACTCGGACGCCGTGCCGGGGGTATCGGGGCCATCATGGGGGTCATCGGTGACATCGCCGACCAGACGAACCTTCTGGCACTCAACGCGGCCATCGAGGCGGCCCGTGCAGGCGATGCCGGACGGGGCTTCGCCGTCGTCGCCGACGAAGTGCGCAAACTCGCAGAGAAGACCATGAACGCCACGCGCGAGGTCGGCGACGTGGTGCGTGCCATACAGGACGGCACCCGCGCCAGTGTCGAACAGGTCGAACGTGCCGTGGCCGCGGTCGAGGAGGCCTCGTCGCATGTGCGGGCCTCTGAAGAGGTGCTGCAGGGCATCATGGGCAAGACGCGGGTGGCCGCCGATGAAGTGCGCGATATCTCCGGTGCCGTCGATGCGCAGGCCGCGGCGAGTCGTCTCGCACTGGATGCCGTGGACGAGGCGGAGAGGGTGTCCATGGAGACCATGACGGGCATGGACGAGGCCCGCAGCGCCGTCCATGAACTGGCACGCCATGCGCAGGAACTCCGGGGCGTCATGGAGACGTTGCGCACGGCGTAGGGCTTTGGGACGGAGGCGCTGCTTGCACCATGCGCCGTTCCCGTCCGCCTGTCTCTCGCGGTGGACGGCGGTGGAACAGGTGAACGGAAAAAGGCCGGTTCTCACGAACCGGCCTTCTCGTTTGCGGATGTCGTTTCAGGCTAGTCGGCGGTCTTCAGCATCTCCCAGTACTTCTCGTATACGTCGAGAGCCTTGCCCACGCCGTTGGTGAACTCGGAGTTCTTCAGGTCGGCGTCGGTGGGGGACGTGGCGCGGCTTTGCGCGTGCCTGGCGTCGAGAATCTTCTGGGCCGCGAGATTGGGCGTCGAGTAGTTGTATTCCTCGACACACAGCTTGGCGATGTCGGGGCGCAGCAGGAAGTCGATGAACTTGTGGGCGTTGTCCTTGTGCTCGGCCCCGATGGGGATGGCAAGGCTGTCCACCCACAGCGGCAGGCCTTCCTTCGGGTAGACGAAGGCGAGGTCGGGGTTCTCGTTCATGGCGATGAAGGCGTCACCGTTCCAGCTCATGCCGCCCTTCACCTCTTCGGCGATGAACGCCTGCTTGGTGGCGGTCACGTCGAAGACGCGTACCGAGGGCTTCAGCTTGAGCAGCCATTCGTAGGCGGCCTTTATCTCGGCTTCGCTGGTGGAGTTGACCGAGTATCCCAGCGCCTTGAGCGCGATGCCGAAGGTGTCGCGCAGGTCGTCGGAGAGGATGACCCCAC
This window encodes:
- a CDS encoding methyl-accepting chemotaxis protein gives rise to the protein MLGVVKNARVGTRLAGVVLAFGVPLAVLLWFTVEGFNAGIRFATLELHGDAYLRPLVSMLSPLHEVGRAVRTGDAQAVQRAAGNVDRAMQHLDEVNAEAGEALQFTDEGLALRKREGVHPTRLAARWRGVRDGWRAMPPEKAEEATLALVADVRTAITHAGDTSNLILDPDLDSYYLMDVVLLALPQTLDRLGVIAARGRDLLAGDDSPAARMELAVLAAHLRESDMARIEGSLATALNEDAQFYGASASLRGAVDGALTRYRAETTGLLRIMDNLAGGGSADTAGFTRAVAASEAATLALWETSARELDVLLKVRIADYEARRTRALGLSLAAVLFALVLSWLTVRSVTRPLSQLVEYTRSVAQEGATAPLEGRYTAEFATLAASLASMVDGLAGLVARSEAAQRDAETQHERAVAAVADAVAARKAAAQATAEGMQQAASSISGVVERLGAAASQLAAQVEQVSGGAMQQRDALARVAGRVEEMSAGGEAVRSKAVTAAEGAGAASEQALEGGAAVERSMRAIAVVLDQTGRMRDGMDELGRRAGGIGAIMGVIGDIADQTNLLALNAAIEAARAGDAGRGFAVVADEVRKLAEKTMNATREVGDVVRAIQDGTRASVEQVERAVAAVEEASSHVRASEEVLQGIMGKTRVAADEVRDISGAVDAQAAASRLALDAVDEAERVSMETMTGMDEARSAVHELARHAQELRGVMETLRTA
- a CDS encoding ABC transporter substrate-binding protein; its protein translation is MQRLLATVVMLLLWTGVAVSAEPKVLNVFNWSEYVPQTVLDRFTKETGIKVVYTTYESNEAMYAKIKLLRGKGYDIVVPSTYFIDMMRKDGLLAKIDRAKLTNYANLDPRVLHQPFDPQNEFSVPYMWGNTGLMVNRKVVDPATISSWNDLFRPEFKGGVILSDDLRDTFGIALKALGYSVNSTSEAEIKAAYEWLLKLKPSVRVFDVTATKQAFIAEEVKGGMSWNGDAFIAMNENPDLAFVYPKEGLPLWVDSLAIPIGAEHKDNAHKFIDFLLRPDIAKLCVEEYNYSTPNLAAQKILDARHAQSRATSPTDADLKNSEFTNGVGKALDVYEKYWEMLKTAD